A window from Planococcus maritimus encodes these proteins:
- a CDS encoding ECF transporter S component: MKNKKLQSMIVIGMLSSISFVLMLFNFPLPALPAFLKVDFSDVPALIAAITMGPVAGVLVAFFKNVLDWIFSGSPTGVPVGHMANFATSLLFILPVYAIYRKVSTKKGIAFGLVIGTFSMAIGMSLLNYFVFLPMYTYFLNMPEQTGNALYTTIVLGILPFNLIKGLALTTVILLIFGSMHTWIEKQRSYYLS, translated from the coding sequence ATGAAGAACAAAAAATTGCAATCGATGATTGTCATCGGTATGCTGAGCAGCATCTCATTTGTGTTGATGCTATTCAATTTTCCACTGCCGGCCTTGCCTGCATTTTTGAAAGTGGATTTCAGTGATGTGCCTGCGCTGATAGCAGCGATCACGATGGGACCAGTTGCTGGTGTTTTAGTAGCATTCTTTAAAAACGTATTGGACTGGATCTTTTCAGGGAGTCCGACTGGTGTGCCTGTAGGGCATATGGCGAACTTTGCGACGAGCCTATTGTTCATTTTGCCGGTCTATGCGATCTATCGCAAAGTATCTACTAAAAAAGGAATCGCATTCGGCTTGGTGATCGGTACATTTTCTATGGCCATCGGCATGAGTTTGTTGAATTACTTCGTTTTCCTGCCGATGTATACGTATTTCCTCAACATGCCTGAACAAACAGGCAATGCCTTGTATACAACGATTGTGCTCGGCATCTTGCCGTTTAACTTGATCAAAGGTCTTGCGCTTACGACGGTTATTTTATTGATCTTCGGCAGCATGCATACCTGGATTGAAAAACAACGTTCCTATTATTTATCATAA
- a CDS encoding ferredoxin, with protein sequence MAKYTIVDKDTCIACGACGAAAPDIYDYDDEGIAFVILDDNTGTEQVPDELMEDMEDAFEGCPTDSIKVADEAFEGDPLKYED encoded by the coding sequence ATGGCTAAATATACCATTGTTGATAAAGATACGTGTATCGCATGCGGAGCTTGCGGAGCAGCAGCACCAGACATTTACGATTATGATGATGAGGGCATCGCCTTCGTTATTCTTGATGATAACACGGGGACTGAACAAGTGCCAGATGAGCTAATGGAAGATATGGAAGACGCATTTGAAGGATGCCCGACCGATTCCATCAAGGTGGCAGACGAGGCATTTGAAGGAGATCCACTTAAATACGAAGACTGA
- the sigX gene encoding RNA polymerase sigma factor SigX: MNDSVFHRLYDQYHQDVFQFLVYLVKDRHVAEDLMHEVYVKVLRAYDRFQGKSSEKTWLFSIAKNVAIDHFRKNAVRKKHSLDFFDWETQQLVSTERIPEEVSLLNEDKIRLYQMLDLCTGDQKLVIVMRFFQDLSIAETAEVLEWSEGKVKTTQHRAIRSLRQKLREAEGGGEYAE, encoded by the coding sequence GTGAATGACTCCGTGTTTCATCGGCTATACGATCAATACCATCAGGATGTCTTTCAGTTTTTGGTGTATTTAGTGAAAGATCGGCATGTAGCGGAAGATTTAATGCATGAAGTTTATGTGAAGGTGCTGCGCGCTTATGACCGGTTCCAAGGAAAAAGTTCAGAAAAGACCTGGCTTTTTTCGATTGCTAAAAACGTCGCCATCGACCATTTCCGCAAAAATGCTGTGAGGAAAAAACATTCGCTGGATTTCTTCGACTGGGAAACTCAACAATTGGTTTCAACTGAACGCATACCGGAAGAAGTCTCCTTGCTCAATGAAGACAAGATCCGTTTGTATCAAATGCTCGATCTGTGTACAGGCGATCAGAAACTGGTCATTGTTATGCGTTTTTTCCAAGATCTCTCCATTGCGGAAACGGCTGAAGTCCTGGAGTGGTCGGAAGGCAAAGTCAAAACGACACAACACCGGGCAATCCGGTCCCTCCGCCAAAAATTACGAGAAGCAGAAGGGGGAGGAGAATATGCCGAATGA